The following proteins are co-located in the Microvirga ossetica genome:
- a CDS encoding alpha/beta hydrolase, with the protein MVSASIRAIAETRGRGKVHFIAHSRGTDVLGPALQQLGIKSYIARTSASERLWIASVVLFAPDIDLDVASSKIFSAVFDPTCPTARCGGPSEPSRRGTCT; encoded by the coding sequence ATGGTTTCAGCGTCCATCCGGGCCATCGCCGAGACCAGGGGCCGGGGGAAGGTCCACTTCATCGCGCATAGCCGCGGCACGGACGTGCTGGGCCCGGCGCTCCAGCAGCTCGGCATCAAGTCCTACATTGCGCGGACTTCGGCGTCCGAGCGCCTGTGGATTGCCAGCGTCGTCCTGTTCGCGCCTGACATCGACCTTGACGTGGCCTCGTCCAAGATCTTCAGCGCGGTCTTCGACCCGACCTGTCCTACGGCTCGATGCGGCGGCCCTTCTGAGCCTTCCCGCCGGGGAACCTGCACGTGA
- a CDS encoding response regulator, translating into MLEKKPDIRALILVVEDEALVRMMLADVLDDAGFKVMEAAHADEALHILAAVPDVQVVVTDVEMPRGSINGFELARRVRDDRQDIGVVIASGRVAPAPRELPDGAYFVEKPVRPEKLLELIRALLLQD; encoded by the coding sequence ATGCTTGAGAAAAAACCCGACATTCGCGCGCTCATTCTCGTTGTCGAGGACGAAGCTCTTGTCCGCATGATGCTGGCGGATGTGCTGGATGACGCTGGCTTCAAGGTCATGGAGGCAGCTCACGCGGATGAGGCGCTTCATATTCTCGCCGCCGTTCCTGACGTCCAGGTGGTCGTGACGGACGTGGAAATGCCACGCGGGAGCATCAATGGCTTCGAGCTGGCCCGCAGGGTGCGTGATGATCGACAGGATATCGGTGTTGTGATCGCATCCGGGCGCGTTGCCCCCGCACCCAGGGAGTTGCCGGACGGGGCCTATTTCGTCGAAAAGCCCGTGCGTCCCGAAAAACTGCTTGAGCTGATCCGAGCATTGCTCCTTCAGGACTGA
- a CDS encoding alpha/beta hydrolase translates to MTVYLSPGDKAFGLSDLLFGSVLRLGQLAPAQ, encoded by the coding sequence GTGACCGTCTATTTGTCGCCGGGCGACAAGGCGTTCGGCCTGTCGGACCTGCTGTTCGGAAGCGTACTCCGCCTCGGACAACTCGCCCCGGCACAGTAG
- a CDS encoding PRC-barrel domain-containing protein produces MPTRLPNETPLRTPGSMELDPSGEGVAIEETRRLIASSKVEGTPVFNRAGEQLGTVYNFMVDKISGQVAYVVMSFGGFLGIGESYHPLPWRALTYDIRLGGYVVDIDKDRLADAPRYDANEDPFRDDEYGARVDAYYRITPTS; encoded by the coding sequence ATGCCGACGAGACTGCCTAACGAGACACCGCTGCGCACACCTGGATCAATGGAGCTCGACCCATCAGGCGAGGGCGTGGCCATTGAGGAGACGCGGCGCCTGATCGCCTCCAGCAAGGTTGAGGGTACGCCCGTGTTCAACCGGGCAGGCGAGCAGCTCGGGACCGTGTACAATTTCATGGTCGACAAGATCTCAGGCCAGGTCGCCTATGTGGTGATGAGCTTTGGGGGCTTTCTCGGCATTGGTGAGAGCTATCATCCGCTACCGTGGCGGGCACTGACCTACGACATCCGGCTCGGCGGCTATGTGGTCGACATCGACAAGGATCGGCTCGCCGACGCTCCCCGCTACGACGCCAACGAAGATCCGTTCAGGGATGATGAGTATGGCGCACGGGTGGATGCCTACTACAGGATCACGCCTACGTCCTGA
- a CDS encoding DUF992 domain-containing protein, whose protein sequence is MILANKLNIAALALSAAFLASAAPALAQSSVRVGTLACDVSAGIGLFVVQKQTLRCTFTPNGGGLVDAYTGKIDEFGVALGEVAAGHLVWGVIAAAPGLPKGALAGTYAGLGAEATLGVGLGANVLTGGTGRAFSLQPISVEGQTGLNIAGGVTTVTLVAANL, encoded by the coding sequence ATGATCCTTGCAAATAAACTGAACATTGCCGCGCTTGCCCTGAGTGCCGCCTTCCTCGCGTCGGCGGCACCCGCTCTTGCGCAATCCTCCGTCAGAGTCGGGACGCTCGCCTGCGATGTCTCGGCCGGTATCGGCCTGTTCGTCGTCCAGAAGCAGACCCTTCGCTGCACCTTCACACCGAACGGAGGCGGACTCGTCGATGCTTATACCGGCAAGATCGACGAGTTCGGTGTTGCCCTTGGCGAAGTCGCGGCGGGACATCTTGTCTGGGGCGTCATCGCCGCAGCGCCGGGACTGCCCAAAGGTGCACTGGCAGGAACCTATGCCGGCCTCGGCGCTGAGGCCACGCTTGGCGTCGGGCTCGGCGCAAATGTGCTCACCGGCGGCACGGGGCGTGCGTTCTCGCTACAGCCCATTTCAGTCGAGGGGCAAACCGGTCTCAACATCGCCGGTGGTGTGACGACCGTGACGCTCGTGGCGGCCAATCTGTAA